In Rattus norvegicus strain BN/NHsdMcwi chromosome 3, GRCr8, whole genome shotgun sequence, a genomic segment contains:
- the Wfdc6b gene encoding WAP four-disulfide core domain protein 6B isoform X1, with protein sequence MPANRLQLPKMRHWGLLPFLVPLIFLWSIQKPQLTEGLFFKTCPKYKIKCDFEERSQCSRHKQCPEKQRCCMFACGKKCLDLNEDICSLPQDAGPCLAYLPRWWYNKKTNLCTQFIYGGCQGNTNNFLSKDICTSICTRKHSVHISSQPSACKITVVRQDNSVYCKLLKNRAKEEPASLNLRGSFEKYLALC encoded by the exons ATGCCTGCCAACAGGTTACAGCTTCCCAAAATGAGACACTGGGGGCTTCTGCCATTCCTGGTCCCCCTCATCTTCCTGTGGAGCATCCAGAAACCTCAGCTGACAGAGGGGTTATTTTTCA AAACATGTCCAAAGTATAAAATAAAgtgtgactttgaagaaagaagcCAGTGTTCACGACACAAACAGTGCCCAGAAAAGCAAAGGTGCTGCATGTTCGCCTGTGGGAAGAAATGCTTGGACCTCAACGAAG ACATATGCAGTCTGCCCCAGGATGCTGGCCCCTGCTTGGCCTACCTCCCACGCTGGTGGTATAACAAAAAGACTAACCTCTGTACCCAATTCATCTATGGTGGTTGCCAAGGGAACACCAACAACTTCCTATCTAAAGATATCTGTACATCCATTTGCACAAGGAAACACA GTGTTCATATCAGCTCCCAGCCCTCCGCATGCAAAATCACAGTTGTGCGCCAGGATAACAGTGTCTATTGTAAGCTGCTAAAGAACCGAGCAAAGGAAGAACCAGCATCCCTAAACCTGAGAGGctcatttgaaaaatatttagcaCTGTGTTAG
- the Wfdc6b gene encoding WAP four-disulfide core domain protein 6B precursor, which translates to MPANRLQLPKMRHWGLLPFLVPLIFLWSIQKPQLTEGLFFKTCPKYKIKCDFEERSQCSRHKQCPEKQRCCMFACGKKCLDLNEDICSLPQDAGPCLAYLPRWWYNKKTNLCTQFIYGGCQGNTNNFLSKDICTSICTRKHKMSSWI; encoded by the exons ATGCCTGCCAACAGGTTACAGCTTCCCAAAATGAGACACTGGGGGCTTCTGCCATTCCTGGTCCCCCTCATCTTCCTGTGGAGCATCCAGAAACCTCAGCTGACAGAGGGGTTATTTTTCA AAACATGTCCAAAGTATAAAATAAAgtgtgactttgaagaaagaagcCAGTGTTCACGACACAAACAGTGCCCAGAAAAGCAAAGGTGCTGCATGTTCGCCTGTGGGAAGAAATGCTTGGACCTCAACGAAG ACATATGCAGTCTGCCCCAGGATGCTGGCCCCTGCTTGGCCTACCTCCCACGCTGGTGGTATAACAAAAAGACTAACCTCTGTACCCAATTCATCTATGGTGGTTGCCAAGGGAACACCAACAACTTCCTATCTAAAGATATCTGTACATCCATTTGCACAAGGAAACACA AAATGTCTTCCTGGATATGA